One genomic region from Alosa alosa isolate M-15738 ecotype Scorff River chromosome 12, AALO_Geno_1.1, whole genome shotgun sequence encodes:
- the LOC125304148 gene encoding UPF0729 protein C18orf32 homolog, producing the protein MVCIPCIVIPVLLWIYKRFLEPIIYPIISPVISRFWTKKAVQERGTGDEKTSEKSNGTCKNELNGQAKCQSANGVMTASDKKTD; encoded by the exons ATGGTGTGCATTCCCTGCATCGTTATTCCAGTTCTCCTCTGGATTTATAAAAGGTTTTTGGAGCCGATAATCTACCCAATAATTTCACCAGTCATCAGCCGTTTCTGGACCAAGAAAGCTGTCCAAGAAAGGGGTACTGGAGACGAGAAGACAAGTGAAAAGAGCAATGGAACATGCAAG AATGAACTGAATGGGCAAGCAAAATGTCAGTCAGCAAACGGAGTCATGACAGCCTCTGATAAGAAAACGGATTAG